The Aerococcus loyolae genome contains the following window.
CGTTACGGCTTTCTTGATTTCATCTTCAGTCGTTGTTTGACCATAGTCTTTCTCAACTGGAGCTACTTCAGGTTGGTACTTATCTTTTTCTGGTTGTTCCTTAACTGTTACCGTAACTTCGGTCTTATCCTCTGTTCCATCTGGATAAGTTACAGTCACTGGAACCTTATGTTCGCCTGGTGTATTTCCGTCTGGTAACGCATTTGGATTATCCACTGTGACCGTTGGCGTTTGGCCTGGATAGGCTGGGTTTTCTTCATAACCGGGAACCGTTACGGCTTTCTTGATTTCATCTTCAGTCGTTGTTTGACCATAGTCTTTCTCAACTGGAGCTACTTCAGGTTGGTACTTATCTTTTTCTGGTTGTTCCTTAACTGTTACCGTAACTTCGGTCTTATCCTCTGTTCCATCTGGATAAGTTACAGTCACTGGAACCTTGTGTTCACCTGGAGTATTTCCATCTGGTAAAGCATTTGGATCATCGACTGTGACCGTTGGCTTTTGACCTGGATATGCTGGATTTTCCTCGTAACCTGGAACCGTTACCGCATTCTTGATTTCATCTTCAGTCGGTGATTGTCCGTAGTCTTTCTCAACTGGTTGTACTTCAGGTTGGTACTTATCTTTTTCTGGTTGTGGTTTAACCGTTACCGTAACTTCGGTCTTATCTTCAGTTCCATCTGGATATGTCACAGTCACAGGGACCTTGTGTTCGCCTGGCGTATTGCCGTCTGGTAAAGCACTTGGATCATCAACCGTTACGGTTGGGGTTTGGCCTGGATATGCAGGATTTTCTTCAAAGCCCGGTACCGTTACCGCATTCTTGATTTCTTCTTCGGTCGGTGCTTGTCCGTAGTCTTTCTCAACTGGTTGTACTTCAGGTTGGTACTTATCTTTTTCTGGTTGTTCTTTAACTGTTACCGTAACTTCAGTCTTATCTTCAGTTCCATCTGGATAAGTCACAGTCACAGGTACCTTGTGTTCACCTGGTGTATTACCGTCTGGTAAAGCACTTGGATTGTCAACCTTCACTGTTGGCGTTTGACCTGGATATGCAGGATTTCCTTCAAAGTCCGGTACCGTTACCGCATTATTGATTTCATCTTCAGTTGGTGCTTGACCGTAGTCCTTCTCGATCGGAGTCACACTTGGCTCATAGACTTCATTCTCAGGCTTACGGGTGACTTCAACATAGACATCAACGGTATCTGTTGTGTTGTCTCCATAAGTGATCGTGACTGGGATTTGGATGGTCTGGCCAGCCTTGCCTTCAGTCATGCTTGCTGGAACAACGATTGAGCCATCATTATTGACGGTTACGCCTTCTAGATTTGTTGTAAATTGAAGAACTTCTGGGTTCGCCACTTGACCGTTCTTGATAAAGGTTGGTGCAGCAACTGTGTCAGCTTGGCCTTCTTCAACGGAAACATTGTCATAGCCTGGCTCGAATTCTTCGGCCATGGAAACTTTTTGCCATTGGGCGTAGACAGTGGTTGAGTTTTGGAAAGCAGTTTCAGGCGTAATGTAGTTCCCTGAACCGTCTTAGGCGGTATTCCACCCTAAGAAACGATAACCTTCCAAGGTTGGGTCATTGGCCATATTGCTTGCTAGACCGTTATTGGTGTAGCCCACTTCGTTGGAGAAGTCTTCGTTTCGAGGCACATCGGAGTTCTCAATAGCTGTCGTATTTCCTGCAGCATCATTCGTTTCTGCAGGAGCAGCGTAAGTCATCACACGCCGAGCCGAGGTCCCGTTTGGATGGTTGAGGTCATAGGTCACTTGGATAAGGACCCGAGCGATAACCGCATCTGAACCTACAGACGTTTGGATAGCTTCCTCATCTTCAGAAAGCGCTCTTTCTTCAGCTTGCTTGGCGGTATGGTAATTGAAAGATCTTGCCACAATTGGCGAATCCTTGACAACGCGATCAGTATCTGGAATAGCGTATTCGAACTTGTACAGTCCTTTACCTGGTTCTGGATAGGTCTTGTCGCCTTCAACTGTATAGGTCGCACCAGGTTCTGCCGCGTTTCCTGACATGGTCCGGACATAGCGGGTCTGACCTGAATTAGCATCAATATAGGAGATTTCTACTAATTGGTTAGGCACATAGGTATAGCCTGTAATCACCTTATCGAAGTCATACATATCCTTAACGACAGGCATGTATTGGGTTCTATCGAGTAAAGCTGAAGAGTTCACTTCTGTCCCGATGATTAAGCGTGGAGCGTAGGATGTTTCAGCCTGACCTTGACCAAATTCAGCAACTTTTACACCATTGATATAAACTTCACCGCTGTTATCAACTAACTTACCGTTGGCCCCGGTATAAAGTCTAATATCGGAACCCGAAGCTAGCTTGAAATCATAAGGCAAGGTATAAGTATAAACCGTATTATTGGCATTAACGTCAAAGTCATAGCGGGCATCGGACCCTCTGGCACCGCGGGAAGCTGGGTAAACCCCTAAGTGACCGATGATTGGCGCTTCGCCAGCTTTCATGGCTAACTTAGAAGCAGAATCTGCCCAATACAGGATCTCACCATTGACCAAGTCTGACCGTTTGACACCCTGGTTAGTTGGTCTAGCAAAGCGGATTTCAATTTTATCCCCTTGTCTAGCCGAAACGTCCCGATCTGTTGTCATCTTGACCCGGTCAATGCCATGGTCATTTTCAATGATCATGCCTGTATGAACTGAAATCGCAGTCATTTCAGGCTGTTGGTTATTGATGGTTGGATAAAGTTTCTTCAGATTGTCTGAGTCGATATTCAAAGTTGTCAAGGTAAATTGTTGGCCTGACATTTCAGTCGAAACATTATCGATAAAGCCTTGGGTTCCCTTGTTAGTGTAAACAATCTGACCGATTTCATCGTTGGTTTCAAATTCTTCAGGTGCGTAAATCACATAGGCCATATCCCCGACCACATTAACCTGGCGTCGGGTAAAGCCTGTCCGGACGCTATTTGGATTAACGGCACCCTTCATTCCTGAGGTAATCGAAGGCTCAACATAACCGATATAACCATAGTCATCTTCCTTAAGGACATCTAAGAGTTCCTTGTCGAAAGCTAAGCGATAAGCAATGGATTGGCCGTTGAGGTTTTCATTTCGGTTATTAGTATCCTTCTTGTGGAATTGACTAGCCACATAGAGCTTGTTTTCAGCAGGATTGTAAGAAACCGTATTTTGGCTAGAAACAAAATCTGGGGCTTGGTCAACTGAGGACATGACTTGGAGATAAGGGTTGAGCCCTGTCTTCAAGTTAGTTGAAGTCGTCTTAGGAATGGTCACGGACTGGGTGTAGGATCCATAACCGGTTAAATTCATATTGGAATCATCTGTACCACCCATAAACTTAGTGTAGACATTCCCATTGGCATCGAGAAGCCGAGCCTGGATAGTCGTATCGATATTATCTAACTCTTCTCGGGTCACATTATCCCGCAAGTAGAGACGGATAGGTGAGCGTTTGGTCTCCGTTCCTGTTTCAAGGTTTGATAGAACTATAATTTTATCGTTAGCCTTGCTACCATTGGTGAAACGATAAATTTCACCATTTCGGTCTTCATAGTAAGACTTAGTCCAGTCAATCCGTTTCTGCAGGTCATCCGAAATCCTTAAGTTAAGACGTTGCCAAACATAGGCCGAACGCGGAGTATGGGTATACATCATATCGATAACTTGGTCGCCATCAGCTGTCTCGTGAAAACCCTTGTATTTCAATTGCTGAACGCTCAGAGGCTCGGATGGGTTATTAATCGTCCGTAAGCCTTGACCAGGTTCCAATTCCCAACGGGTGGAGTTTTGT
Protein-coding sequences here:
- a CDS encoding accessory Sec-dependent serine-rich glycoprotein adhesin; this translates as MRKFRHGDYLETERKTRVKMYKAGKSWVKSCLSQFGLLRFFGKSPVIEHIESSQVEENTSTDKKEYLFKGLTALGALAGGVALTTPQVNADELPKEKVLEKETLVNTDSAALKAAESTTETVQASEVADEASENTEASESASISASESESLSISESESISESESLSVSESAAVSSSESATISASESSATSESDSESESNSSASSESLADEEASVSEEEFASRSQEAPVAANEREAAVEERSAVQKGAGLRSASTQENYYGVSGVELPDVPVNHFVARTTSDATDLAGVASLNNGKTKAEAERQASDLQTGLERSTAQEDDRGQAGYYAAVSDLAGNKAQVKEDLEKALAGNAGASSNLAAYKAQIDAANTIEEIGAVIKEAQAKYPAANVEPGEASPEEKVQQEAELNRIKESAKASAKTILDARTQATNSQATSADPAHVAAVQAKIDAAQSTAEVDKIISDLNDSTTADTILTPKTDQDGRKYFEDVDTGKKYYLEPNWDEQSIKGQNSTRWELEPGQGLRTINNPSEPLSVQQLKYKGFHETADGDQVIDMMYTHTPRSAYVWQRLNLRISDDLQKRIDWTKSYYEDRNGEIYRFTNGSKANDKIIVLSNLETGTETKRSPIRLYLRDNVTREELDNIDTTIQARLLDANGNVYTKFMGGTDDSNMNLTGYGSYTQSVTIPKTTSTNLKTGLNPYLQVMSSVDQAPDFVSSQNTVSYNPAENKLYVASQFHKKDTNNRNENLNGQSIAYRLAFDKELLDVLKEDDYGYIGYVEPSITSGMKGAVNPNSVRTGFTRRQVNVVGDMAYVIYAPEEFETNDEIGQIVYTNKGTQGFIDNVSTEMSGQQFTLTTLNIDSDNLKKLYPTINNQQPEMTAISVHTGMIIENDHGIDRVKMTTDRDVSARQGDKIEIRFARPTNQGVKRSDLVNGEILYWADSASKLAMKAGEAPIIGHLGVYPASRGARGSDARYDFDVNANNTVYTYTLPYDFKLASGSDIRLYTGANGKLVDNSGEVYINGVKVAEFGQGQAETSYAPRLIIGTEVNSSALLDRTQYMPVVKDMYDFDKVITGYTYVPNQLVEISYIDANSGQTRYVRTMSGNAAEPGATYTVEGDKTYPEPGKGLYKFEYAIPDTDRVVKDSPIVARSFNYHTAKQAEERALSEDEEAIQTSVGSDAVIARVLIQVTYDLNHPNGTSARRVMTYAAPAETNDAAGNTTAIENSDVPRNEDFSNEVGYTNNGLASNMANDPTLEGYRFLGWNTA